Sequence from the Solea senegalensis isolate Sse05_10M linkage group LG1, IFAPA_SoseM_1, whole genome shotgun sequence genome:
GTGGACTAAATATCCTCAAGAGCACCCGCTGCTGCCCCTCTTTCCCCTCACACCTGTCTGGTGCTCCAGTGTCAGTGAAAGTGTGGGAGATGGGGGAGGTGAATGAAGTCATGACAAGAGTATAGAGTTAAATCCCAGTGGGCATAGCTCTGTCAGCAAGGGAACGCACACAGTCAGCTCAGCTGTGCCTCGGGCTGAAAGTAAATACACGTCTTTTCCTAAACTGTGGCCGCATTTGAGTCGGCATTTCTCCTGCGTTCGCCTGATTTGCATCTGCCAGCTGTTATGAGAACATGACCTTGATCTGTGCGTATTAATGAGTATGCATTCTTGCTTGCGTGAGAATGTACATGTGTCAGTGTCAGACTTCTTCCTGAACTCCAGACTGAAGGTATAATTGGATACTCACAGCAGGCAGCAAAAATGGGACCCCAGTCGGAGATAATTATTCAAAGGAGTGTGACCTCCGGATGACTGCtgatacaatatatatatatacagttcaTATGAGTGGACAGTATTTATAGAGTCGGTTAAACATGTATCTAAGCTTCACGTCTGGATGTCAGCAGACTGTGTCTGTCATGACCTCCTAGGgctagaacacacacacacttacatacaactacacacacacacacatacacgtgtcCCTGCTGGGACTGACAGAAATAACGAGCTCCAAACAATTAGTGTGAGACTCAATCAACCCAGGCATAGTGTGAATTTTGCATGTGTGACATTGAACCACAAACAAGGTGCTCTCATTCCACATCCAGTTTTATTCACCGCACATCCTGCCGTTCCAGCACCCTCGGATTCAGTGGTTTAAGAGGCATTGTCATGATTTGAATAGAAGAAAATGTAATCAGTATGAAACATGTCAACCTATTACATTGAATACTATTAGCATTGGCCAAGGTAACTATGTTCAGTACGCTGAACTGAAGGAATGCAACAAAACAGATAATTCAAATGCTCATAGATGCagaaacctttatttatactgGAAGGACAAGTATGTTTTGACAGTCCACTCgcaacataaacacattcatacaaGTTGAATCTTGAGTGTCAGAGGAAACATTGTTGGTACAGTATGTGGGAAGAAAATGTAATCAGTGTACATAGGCAAGGCAGAGAGCTGTTAAGAATGTAAAGTAAAATGGActatgtaaaaacaacaaaagaagaaaaataaatatgagaaCGAATGAAGCAAATGTGCTTATGTGCAGTTGGACGAACCCGGCTACTTTCAGTGTCCAGCCGCGGTGACgttgcaaaaaaaagtgttgtgatGGCTTctgccctcttcctcctcctccttcagggCCGCTGTTCCAGAGAGAACTGCAAGTATCTGCACCCTCCTCCTCACCTAAAGACCCAGCTGGAGATTAATGGGAGGAACAACCTGATCCAGCAGAAGAACATGGCCATGCTGGCCCAGCAGATGCAGCTCGCAAATGCCATGATGCCCAGCACACAGCTTCCACCTATGGTGAGAgaacatacacactcacacacacaagtgtaaatACGCTACTGCTCATGGTGAGCCCAGATACACGTAGAAGCTGACACACAAATACTGTTTGTGTGGCactttgagttttttttgtcccgTCAGCCCTGCTCTATCTTCTACAAAAAGCTGACTGTTAGTGGTTTTTCTCCACCATCATTCCATTTCTCTGCCTTTGCTTTGCTCTCGTTTCTAGCCCATGTTCTCAATGACGCCAGGCTTGGCCACTAATgccagtgcagcagcagccgtTGCAGCCGCAGCCTTTAATCCCTACCTGAGCCCAGTGTCACCAAGTCTGATGCCCCCAGAGATCCTACCCAACACCCCTGTCCTCATGGCCTCCAGCCCCACAGTCAGCCAAGTTCccaacgctgctgctgcagcccagAAACTGCTGAGAACAGACAGACTCGAGGTAACGAACACATTAACTGAAGGCACCAGGTATTTCtcagtatatttattttagtgcaaggatgtgacagtgacacagagtcaACTCGCTGCTACAACCGAGTTCCTCGAAGTCGTGTCACCACCAAGTGCTGCTATCAAgtagtctaaaaaaaaaaaaggtagaataAAAATGCCAGTAAAAAAAGCACTAATATTTGAACTGAAACAGCAAAGGAATGTATTCTTTCTCTGTAACCACTGCATCAAGTATGATGTTACTGTCAGCAGAGACTTGAGGTAAATAGCAGCAAGCATAAGATGGTGCTGCCCCCTGGTGTCTGACACATAGACTTAAAAGTCTGTGAGAGTCAGTTTTCACCATCATATGTTTACAGACACGTCGCAGTTCGTCATTAATGTTGAAGCATGTTGATTTATGTAATTGAACTTTAGGTCTCGTGCAAATTACCGGTGTCAATGTCCCCATTGTGAGACTAATAAATATTGTGTACTTATAGTTTAAATTGGGTTAATATATGCTCTGTAATTTTTTATTGTCCAATGAGTTAGTTATTAATTGGTGGTTACTGTAGCCATAAGATggcattaaaacaacattactTTTGTTAACAAATCTATCACCACATTGTTACTGTACTCTAAAGTGTCGCCAAGAAAAGAGTCATATTGGACTTATTGTTCATGAAtaaccaaacacacaaagcaagaaaatgtcttgttatttATTAGTGCTGTatccatatactgtatctaCTTTATGGCTTCCTCTTACTTTGTTCCCAGGTGTGTCGGGAGTATCAGAGGGGCAACTGCTCCCGCGGCGAGAACGACTGTCGCTTCGCCCACCCCGCTGACAGCACCATGATCGACACCAACGACAACACCGTCACCGTGTGCATGGACTACATCAAGGGTCGGTGCTCCCGGGAAAAGTGCAAGTACTTCCACCCACCAGCCCATCTGCAGGCTAAAATAAAGGCTACCCAGCACCAGGTGAACCAGGCCACAGCCGCCGCAGCCATGGTGAGCAGTCTGTATAAGCATGggcacactcattcacacaaacacagcagcttaaGGAGCAAGTTTTAAATGTACTTTGGGGCTGTTTATTACACATTAAATCTCTTTTGTAAATATGTTCAGTGGCTCTTACTGTACCTCGCTGGTTTTATGTAGCTTTTCAGTTCTGCTTTTTTGCCAGGTCAAATTTTAAAGGTCTGCATGTTGGTTTGGGTAAAATCTCCTCCGAGGTGGATGATATGAAGAAGGACCAGACTATGGCATATTATGAATGTCATTATTTCTTATGCCCTTGTTCATCTCATCCCTGGCCACAAACAGAGAGTCagttcctctgtcctctgtctcttctctctgatgCCCCGGTCTCATTTGTGACTCCATTGTTTCTGTGCTTCCTTTTTATtacttctcttcctcttcacacTATTAAAGGAAGGACTCATTGTGCCGCCGCTCCTGTGTCGCAATAACAGCGTCTGTATGATATGATAGTACAGCTACACTTGTCTGTTGATTACAGTGTTCTCTTCATGGTCTTATTGACAGAGCAAAGGAGAGAGCTTGGTGTGGATCACTGTAATGTGACACTGACTTTTATGTGCACAGTGAAACAGAAACTTGTCAGTTGTGCTTTCATATATTCTGTCCGATACAACTACTGAAACCCACTTAAAGTGATGATTGAATAATTTTCTCATTgctatatccatccatctttgtGTGCCAGTGACTAATGTAGATTAGTATTGATTATTGATGATCATTTAACTGTTGAGCAGCAGAGCTAGTGTCCACACTGTGCATGCCTTAGTCTTGTTATCCCCTTGTATATTGCATTccaatgatttgttttttatttgtttttgttttttctcaccTATACCCAAACTGCACTGCTGCCCCCATGATGCACCTCTGCTTGCTGGTTTATGTTAATGCGCTTGAACCCCATTGGCCCATTGCCATCATGTGCTCGCTGCCTGCTAATTAAGACTCAGTCGGCTGTCAAATCACTGAAGCGACCCCTCGACGCAACCTTTGACCTGGTACTATGACCTTTCACCTTTTAGCTTGGCATGTGGCTTTGTTGTAGAGCAGTGTTTTAACCAAAGATACCTAGCtatttttgttgtcgttgtctCAGtgcaaatgtctgttttttcctcctgtttatCTGTCATTATTGCCTGTGATAAAATGATGGTGGCTCGCAGTAGTTTAGGTTTCGTCCGCCCGGCGATCTACTTTTTAAAACTGAAGTGCGTGGCTTTCAAATGCGAAGATATTTTAGATTCCAAccgctgtctctctgtgtttctcagtaaagcAGTGTCACACTGCAACAGTCCCGCGCCGCACACAGAAGATGATTTGTTTTACGTCAAGACAGAAGGAGGCGACAACAAAACTGTACTTGTTAAGCGAGGGGGTTGCAAACCGGTTtagagtatgactgaaaacactatGAAGCGCCCGTGAAAGGTTTCAGGCGTGAATTCACAAACGCTCCTTCAGTCCCGTATGACAGTATTGCCAGTCAGAGcccgttttcagatgaaggatgcagcatacagATGCTGttactttgtttctgttcacaaagaccaaacagtggcagaataataataataataccaacaGAAAATCTCCAAAACATATGCACTGCAGCGTCAACACAGAAATGACCCGAAATGCGAATTTGAAATGTCGAATTCGAGCCACTATCAATTCATCACCTTTTGCTTGTATTAACAAAAGTCAGTGAGGACTAGGGAAGAAGAGCTTCTGTAATGGTGGCATGGCTTTAGTCTTACGTCCAAGTCAGTGTTCAATGTTGTGGAGCAGCTCAATCAAGTGTTTGCATGTCTGTGTCGCTAGTGCATGTCATATGGATAAGGGTGGGGCTAAGAGGAACAGTCTTTACAACCGTACAGGAGTGATCCCACCATAACAGATGAATACTGTTCAAATGATAGTTCACTCCGTCGTCAAATCTTGTCATGGAATATTCTGACCTCAAGACTGGCCTCATGCCAAGATGAAGTCCACACATAGAGCATGTTCAATAGTGCAAAGGTTTGACAGTGGAACTGTACTTTTCAATATCTGACTCATCGTGTCCCTTGGCCTGAGACCATTTTTGAAATGAAGCTGAGAGTGAACCATCAATTAAACATGGCTTACACAGTTTATCATGGAGCTAGCAGTGCAGCCTCCCTTTCTCTGTGCTTCCTACCTGTTTCAACTCTTATTAGAAGccttattgttttaattgttaatgCTTGCTTATGTTGCATTTAGTCAGCCTTAGGAGTACAAAGTGAAGACATCCAATTAAGATTAGGTCATGAATAATGCTTGTTAGCGATTAGCTCCAGTAGCACCATGCTCCTGCTTGTGTAGTACTTGTGTCAGACTGCTGCTTGCTTGCTACTGATGATATGATGATACtattgtcgttgttgttgttgttgtttttttacactcaaGGATGTTGTGACACAGATTCTATGATGTTCTCTAACTATgtaccttgttttgttttcttattttgccTCTCTCCAACACTCcaactttttctcttttccacgcacctctctctctctctctctctctctctctctgtctctgtttttttcccccccctcactGACCTCCCTCCATCTGGCTGAGCAGGGCATCGCCCCTAGTGTCATGGCTCCTCTGCCAAAACGGGCAGCCTTGGAGAAGGCCAACGGTGCCTCTGCCGTGTTTAACACCGGCATGCTCCAGTACCAACAGGCCCTGGCCAACATGCAGTTTCAGCAGCAGGCTGCTTTCCTCCCATCAGGTATGGTTCCAAAATCAACCACAGCTAGTGCTCTGCCTGCCCCGAGGATGCCTGGATCAGTCTGACCTGGCTCCTGTTTAACTGGAGTTGGGGGGAAGTGGTAGATTTCATTTCAGCTGTGGACtatttttagcttcttttttgtttgtatataatGAAAGtacaaacagtgacacacacattaaactgcTAGATTGTATTCTAAGTAAAAAGTAAAGCTTAAGTAAAGTGCAGAAGAAAAGCTCAAACTGCTCAGATGCAACAGATTAGTGCATCATGCTTATGGTACTGCATGGTCACTTGATGTTGACATCAGATTAGACTGTCTTTCTGACTACTAAGTACCATAATATGGCTCCACATAGCTTCTTGCTTATTCTGTGCAGGCTGATTGTGAGGAACGCATGGATGTTTGTTAGAAGAAAGGATCGGAGTtgattaagataaaaaaaaaaaaacagcaacaactgtTTAGTGCTCAAACTAACACCCGACCACTTTTTCCTCAACCATGTaatgtgttatatttatttatgatgaatCCCACAACATCAGGACAGTAATGAAAATAGATTCATTACATATGCCTGATTTCTTTTATAATGATCTCTGCATTATTTACTGAGAAATGAACTGAAACGTTACGACTAGCTTTCCTGCTAATAAAGACAAACGGACGAATAACCCTGACCACATGGCGCAGACAGATAATTGTCATGTTTTGATGTGGTGTGCTGTGGCTGGGGCTTTTGCTTGGGCTGGGATGAATGGGTCTGGATGTGTTGATTTAATTGTATATGGTTTATttcacattcatattcattacGCTTCAGATGGAGAAGTTTAGTATTCATTCACTGGTCTGATTAACAGATTACTTTATGTTGAGATCAACCCTTCGCCTTTTTCCAATCACTGTGTCAAAGAGAtattaacctttttttccccccttatcTCTCCCCTCACTCTAACGAAACCTTGTGATGGGCTGTTTTGATTTCTCTTCCCTATCCaatccacttcctgttgcaCTGCATGATGGGCAGGCTCAATATTGTGCATGACACCTGCAGCCAGCATTGGTAGGTTCCAGCTTTCCTTCTTCAGTTATCTGTAACCTCATGTCTGTGACTCACACATCATCAAACTCCAACCAgcagttttatttagtttattgatTAATTTATCACTTTTGGTCATGTGAAGAAACATTTTTGTGATGTGAAGCCTAAGTAACCGTCCACATAAGGAgagattttaaattttaaattgtgtttatgaCCTCTGtgacagcattttatttttgttatgtcCTCTGTTTACGCCTACTGTGTACAGCTTTACCACTCTCGTTCTCATGCTGTTCTAAACCTGGCTTTTGGCTGGTCTAACCTGACGTCAGTTGAAACCCCTTTTTTAGAAGAAGTGAGGGAGTTCAATTGTAACCCTCCCTGTCGTCTGCTCTGCCATAAAGATTCTTCGCACTGGTGTGACAGCACGTTTATTTATATGTTAAACTTTTTAAATTGTAGCTGGTATTAACCCAGTATTGGTTCTGAAAGTATAAACCAATGTGGAAGTTGATGCGCTGCAGTTCTGTGTTGGCAGAGGGAAGAACGGGAACCAGTTAAATCGAATCCCTCTCACTGAATCcgttctctgtctttctcctttCCCTTATttgcctggtgtgtgtgtatgtgtgtgtgtggctccacTGCTCCTCTTTGAATTTTTGCTTACATGATTTTCCCTCCAAAAAAGTTCCCATGATGCACGGTGGTACTCCAGCCACTGTGTCTGCAGCCACCACATCTGCCACAAGCGTTCCCTTCGCAACTGCCTCCACCAATCAGGTTTGCACgactatctctctatctctctctatctctctctctatctctctctatctctctctctatctatctatctatctctatctctctctctctctatctatctctatctctctctctctatctatctatctatctatctctctctctctatctctatctatctatctatctatctatctatctatctatctctctctcttattcacTGCACATTGGCGATCTGGGGATGCTTGTGTCTTACAGTGAGGGGAGGGTTGGGTTGAAGGCGGTACTCCCTCTTGTTGGCCTACACCAACATTGTGTGCATATCATCTTGttacacgtttaaaaaaaaaagagaatgtatTATTTTACGTATATCTATCGTGCAGTTTAACACATTTCTTGGATCATGTCTTTCTGGAGAAGTATGTTGTCTTACATTTAATGTGTCCTCATTGTAACCTGGATTTTGTCCTTTCCCATTTTGAGGACTCTTCCTTATCAAAGTTGACTACCAACGAATACATGCAATTGGTATGTATGaggtagttttttttgttttttgtttttttttttctactttttattttttagagcTATTTGCACAGCTTGTGCAACAGTCGCTATCTGTGACCTTTGGTGCTtggcatttgttttgttttgttgtttctgttttgctgctgcttccaGCACATAAAGCGAAGCTCTACTATGTCCTTTCTGTTTAAAAGCAGGACATACTCATTGATAAAGTTGTACAGTCAGTGTGTAAGaagatttgtgacattttctgttttggGATTTTGTAAACAGTTAACCTATATTGCAGAATTACGTAGCACTAGAACAAAATAAGATTGGAAAAACTAAGCTGTTATTTCTCCGGGAACTCCAGAGTCAGACTTCTGCATTTTACTGAGGTGTGCAGGTCAACAACTTGGAGGACTTAGATTTGCATGGGGGAGCCACCTCACTAACAGTGTCCCTTTGTCCTCCTCATCTGTCCCTCCCCTTCAACCCACCTCTTCCCCTCCTTGCTGTCCAGAAGTGTTTTAATCTTATCGATATGTCACATCACGAGTGATCTGTGCCACACTGTAGCCAAATTGCTTCTTCTATCTTGCCATCATTGTCcccttctttttgttttcagcaATAATGAAACTCATCTCAGTGTGAGAATGTGGTGTAgatctgtggttgttttgtccACCAGCGTCCACTCAGCCTGGTAATTTGTCCCATGTTTGATCCCTGTCTGTTTTTCTACCCACAGATTCCAATAATATCTGCAGATCATCTGAGTAGTCACAAGTTCTTGACTCAAATGTAGTTCCTCTTAAGAACAGTGAGTTCTCATTTCAATCCCCACACTCTCTCATTTGTTCTACAAAGTATTATCACTTTGGTGTGTTACTTCCCTAGTTTGAGGCTTGACCCCATACAGCTTATAaatgtcttctctgtctctggcAGAGGCATGACGATTCCTTTTGGTTTAAACTGAAATCCTCATATCTTGCAGATCAAAAAGAATGTGTGCTGGCACCGTCCAAGCCAAAAGAGTTCAGCCTTTACCTACATAACCTTCAGAATGTCAAGCAATGGGACATGGAGGGTCTTGCCATCTCTTAGCCGGTCCATGACGATGGTCTcatcacacatgcaaacatcaAGGGTGCAAAACACGGCCTGTGCCATCTTCCCACATATCAATGTCAAAGAAGAGTTTGTTGTCAATTTCAACGTCCAGCTGAGCGAAGAGGATGTCTTGGTGTCAGGGTCAGTGTGTCTCCCCCTCTGGGAAAATGTTCATATTACACCTCTGTGTCTGACTAAATCATAGCACTCAATTTGCTCTAATTGTAATCATTACTGCATGCACTGAAGGTCAAGAGCGTGGTTGCATGAGGCAACATCCAGTGCTGGTACGTTACTAGACCAagatgtttctttttcctttttttttttttttttttgtatttgttctgctttattttgttaaattgaTAGCCATGTTTCATAGTTTACAAGTGAACTGCAAACATGCACCTTGAATTTCAATTGAATTCTGAAAAGGCACAATGATTTGAACaggaattattgttttttttgtttgttttttttttttgccaaaagaATTAGGCATGTGTACagtattgtgtttttacagcgaCTAGTAAAACTAGATGTTGAAATGAGGGTCTTGGACATATGAATGTTCTGGGTAAACCAACATACCTGTGTACCTTGAAAGCACAGCCAGGCTAGCTTTTTCTCACCTTGTCACGTGCCATCAAGGCCATACAGCTAAAACCAGAGTGTTATCTCAGCagtgttatttgtttactgaAGGTAAAAGTTTTGTA
This genomic interval carries:
- the mbnl1 gene encoding muscleblind-like protein 1 isoform X9; the encoded protein is MAMNIAHIRDTKWLTLEVCREFQRGTCSRSDQECKFAHPAKSCQVDNGRVIACFDSLKGRCSRENCKYLHPPPHLKTQLEINGRNNLIQQKNMAMLAQQMQLANAMMPSTQLPPMPMFSMTPGLATNASAAAAVAAAAFNPYLSPVSPSLMPPEILPNTPVLMASSPTVSQVPNAAAAAQKLLRTDRLEVCREYQRGNCSRGENDCRFAHPADSTMIDTNDNTVTVCMDYIKGRCSREKCKYFHPPAHLQAKIKATQHQVNQATAAAAMGIAPSVMAPLPKRAALEKANGASAVFNTGMLQYQQALANMQFQQQAAFLPSVPMMHGGTPATVSAATTSATSVPFATASTNQIPIISADHLSSHKFLTQM
- the mbnl1 gene encoding muscleblind-like protein 1 isoform X2, with the protein product MAMNIAHIRDTKWLTLEVCREFQRGTCSRSDQECKFAHPAKSCQVDNGRVIACFDSLKGRCSRENCKYLHPPPHLKTQLEINGRNNLIQQKNMAMLAQQMQLANAMMPSTQLPPMPMFSMTPGLATNASAAAAVAAAAFNPYLSPVSPSLMPPEILPNTPVLMASSPTVSQVPNAAAAAQKLLRTDRLEVCREYQRGNCSRGENDCRFAHPADSTMIDTNDNTVTVCMDYIKGRCSREKCKYFHPPAHLQAKIKATQHQVNQATAAAAMTQSAVKSLKRPLDATFDLGIAPSVMAPLPKRAALEKANGASAVFNTGMLQYQQALANMQFQQQAAFLPSGSILCMTPAASIVPMMHGGTPATVSAATTSATSVPFATASTNQLTTNEYMQLIPIISADHLSSHKFLTQM
- the mbnl1 gene encoding muscleblind-like protein 1 isoform X5; this encodes MAMNIAHIRDTKWLTLEVCREFQRGTCSRSDQECKFAHPAKSCQVDNGRVIACFDSLKGRCSRENCKYLHPPPHLKTQLEINGRNNLIQQKNMAMLAQQMQLANAMMPSTQLPPMPMFSMTPGLATNASAAAAVAAAAFNPYLSPVSPSLMPPEILPNTPVLMASSPTVSQVPNAAAAAQKLLRTDRLEVCREYQRGNCSRGENDCRFAHPADSTMIDTNDNTVTVCMDYIKGRCSREKCKYFHPPAHLQAKIKATQHQVNQATAAAAMGIAPSVMAPLPKRAALEKANGASAVFNTGMLQYQQALANMQFQQQAAFLPSGSILCMTPAASIVPMMHGGTPATVSAATTSATSVPFATASTNQDSSLSKLTTNEYMQLIPIISADHLSSHKFLTQM
- the mbnl1 gene encoding muscleblind-like protein 1 isoform X6, whose protein sequence is MAMNIAHIRDTKWLTLEVCREFQRGTCSRSDQECKFAHPAKSCQVDNGRVIACFDSLKGRCSRENCKYLHPPPHLKTQLEINGRNNLIQQKNMAMLAQQMQLANAMMPSTQLPPMPMFSMTPGLATNASAAAAVAAAAFNPYLSPVSPSLMPPEILPNTPVLMASSPTVSQVPNAAAAAQKLLRTDRLEVCREYQRGNCSRGENDCRFAHPADSTMIDTNDNTVTVCMDYIKGRCSREKCKYFHPPAHLQAKIKATQHQVNQATAAAAMTQSAVKSLKRPLDATFDLGIAPSVMAPLPKRAALEKANGASAVFNTGMLQYQQALANMQFQQQAAFLPSVPMMHGGTPATVSAATTSATSVPFATASTNQIPIISADHLSSHKFLTQM
- the mbnl1 gene encoding muscleblind-like protein 1 isoform X8, which codes for MAMNIAHIRDTKWLTLEVCREFQRGTCSRSDQECKFAHPAKSCQVDNGRVIACFDSLKGRCSRENCKYLHPPPHLKTQLEINGRNNLIQQKNMAMLAQQMQLANAMMPSTQLPPMPMFSMTPGLATNASAAAAVAAAAFNPYLSPVSPSLMPPEILPNTPVLMASSPTVSQVPNAAAAAQKLLRTDRLEVCREYQRGNCSRGENDCRFAHPADSTMIDTNDNTVTVCMDYIKGRCSREKCKYFHPPAHLQAKIKATQHQVNQATAAAAMGIAPSVMAPLPKRAALEKANGASAVFNTGMLQYQQALANMQFQQQAAFLPSGSILCMTPAASIVPMMHGGTPATVSAATTSATSVPFATASTNQIPIISADHLSSHKFLTQM
- the mbnl1 gene encoding muscleblind-like protein 1 isoform X12; translation: MAMLAQQMQLANAMMPSTQLPPMPMFSMTPGLATNASAAAAVAAAAFNPYLSPVSPSLMPPEILPNTPVLMASSPTVSQVPNAAAAAQKLLRTDRLEVCREYQRGNCSRGENDCRFAHPADSTMIDTNDNTVTVCMDYIKGRCSREKCKYFHPPAHLQAKIKATQHQVNQATAAAAMTQSAVKSLKRPLDATFDLGIAPSVMAPLPKRAALEKANGASAVFNTGMLQYQQALANMQFQQQAAFLPSGSILCMTPAASIVPMMHGGTPATVSAATTSATSVPFATASTNQDSSLSKLTTNEYMQLIPIISADHLSSHKFLTQM
- the mbnl1 gene encoding muscleblind-like protein 1 isoform X7, which translates into the protein MAMNIAHIRDTKWLTLEVCREFQRGTCSRSDQECKFAHPAKSCQVDNGRVIACFDSLKGRCSRENCKYLHPPPHLKTQLEINGRNNLIQQKNMAMLAQQMQLANAMMPSTQLPPMPMFSMTPGLATNASAAAAVAAAAFNPYLSPVSPSLMPPEILPNTPVLMASSPTVSQVPNAAAAAQKLLRTDRLEVCREYQRGNCSRGENDCRFAHPADSTMIDTNDNTVTVCMDYIKGRCSREKCKYFHPPAHLQAKIKATQHQVNQATAAAAMGIAPSVMAPLPKRAALEKANGASAVFNTGMLQYQQALANMQFQQQAAFLPSVPMMHGGTPATVSAATTSATSVPFATASTNQDSSLSKLTTNEYMQLIPIISADHLSSHKFLTQM
- the mbnl1 gene encoding muscleblind-like protein 1 isoform X1 encodes the protein MAMNIAHIRDTKWLTLEVCREFQRGTCSRSDQECKFAHPAKSCQVDNGRVIACFDSLKGRCSRENCKYLHPPPHLKTQLEINGRNNLIQQKNMAMLAQQMQLANAMMPSTQLPPMPMFSMTPGLATNASAAAAVAAAAFNPYLSPVSPSLMPPEILPNTPVLMASSPTVSQVPNAAAAAQKLLRTDRLEVCREYQRGNCSRGENDCRFAHPADSTMIDTNDNTVTVCMDYIKGRCSREKCKYFHPPAHLQAKIKATQHQVNQATAAAAMTQSAVKSLKRPLDATFDLGIAPSVMAPLPKRAALEKANGASAVFNTGMLQYQQALANMQFQQQAAFLPSGSILCMTPAASIVPMMHGGTPATVSAATTSATSVPFATASTNQDSSLSKLTTNEYMQLIPIISADHLSSHKFLTQM
- the mbnl1 gene encoding muscleblind-like protein 1 isoform X11 yields the protein MAMNIAHIRDTKWLTLEVCREFQRGTCSRSDQECKFAHPAKSCQVDNGRVIACFDSLKGRCSRENCKYLHPPPHLKTQLEINGRNNLIQQKNMAMLAQQMQLANAMMPSTQLPPMPMFSMTPGLATNASAAAAVAAAAFNPYLSPVSPSLMPPEILPNTPVLMASSPTVSQVPNAAAAAQKLLRTDRLEVCREYQRGNCSRGENDCRFAHPADSTMIDTNDNTVTVCMDYIKGRCSREKCKYFHPPAHLQAKIKATQHQVNQATAAAAMGIAPSVMAPLPKRAALEKANGASAVFNTGMLQYQQALANMQFQQQAAFLPSDSNNICRSSE
- the mbnl1 gene encoding muscleblind-like protein 1 isoform X4 codes for the protein MAMNIAHIRDTKWLTLEVCREFQRGTCSRSDQECKFAHPAKSCQVDNGRVIACFDSLKGRCSRENCKYLHPPPHLKTQLEINGRNNLIQQKNMAMLAQQMQLANAMMPSTQLPPMPMFSMTPGLATNASAAAAVAAAAFNPYLSPVSPSLMPPEILPNTPVLMASSPTVSQVPNAAAAAQKLLRTDRLEVCREYQRGNCSRGENDCRFAHPADSTMIDTNDNTVTVCMDYIKGRCSREKCKYFHPPAHLQAKIKATQHQVNQATAAAAMTQSAVKSLKRPLDATFDLGIAPSVMAPLPKRAALEKANGASAVFNTGMLQYQQALANMQFQQQAAFLPSGSILCMTPAASIVPMMHGGTPATVSAATTSATSVPFATASTNQIPIISADHLSSHKFLTQM
- the mbnl1 gene encoding muscleblind-like protein 1 isoform X3 — protein: MAMNIAHIRDTKWLTLEVCREFQRGTCSRSDQECKFAHPAKSCQVDNGRVIACFDSLKGRCSRENCKYLHPPPHLKTQLEINGRNNLIQQKNMAMLAQQMQLANAMMPSTQLPPMPMFSMTPGLATNASAAAAVAAAAFNPYLSPVSPSLMPPEILPNTPVLMASSPTVSQVPNAAAAAQKLLRTDRLEVCREYQRGNCSRGENDCRFAHPADSTMIDTNDNTVTVCMDYIKGRCSREKCKYFHPPAHLQAKIKATQHQVNQATAAAAMTQSAVKSLKRPLDATFDLGIAPSVMAPLPKRAALEKANGASAVFNTGMLQYQQALANMQFQQQAAFLPSVPMMHGGTPATVSAATTSATSVPFATASTNQDSSLSKLTTNEYMQLIPIISADHLSSHKFLTQM
- the mbnl1 gene encoding muscleblind-like protein 1 isoform X10, with protein sequence MAMNIAHIRDTKWLTLEVCREFQRGTCSRSDQECKFAHPAKSCQVDNGRVIACFDSLKGRCSRENCKYLHPPPHLKTQLEINGRNNLIQQKNMAMLAQQMQLANAMMPSTQLPPMPMFSMTPGLATNASAAAAVAAAAFNPYLSPVSPSLMPPEILPNTPVLMASSPTVSQVPNAAAAAQKLLRTDRLEVCREYQRGNCSRGENDCRFAHPADSTMIDTNDNTVTVCMDYIKGRCSREKCKYFHPPAHLQAKIKATQHQVNQATAAAAMTQSAVKSLKRPLDATFDLGIAPSVMAPLPKRAALEKANGASAVFNTGMLQYQQALANMQFQQQAAFLPSDSNNICRSSE